In Ornithorhynchus anatinus isolate Pmale09 chromosome 17, mOrnAna1.pri.v4, whole genome shotgun sequence, the following proteins share a genomic window:
- the TBX2 gene encoding T-box transcription factor TBX2, with protein sequence MRETAFAGSVMAYHSFHAPRPADFPMSAFLAAAQPSFFPALALPPAALTKPLPDPGLAGAAAAAAAAAAAAAEAGLHVSALGHHPQAAHLRSLKTLEPEDEVDDDPKVTLEAKELWDQFHKLGTEMVITKSGRRMFPPFKVRVSGLDKKAKYILLMDIVAADDCRYKFHNSRWMVAGKADPEMPKRMYIHPDSPATGEQWMAKPVAFHKLKLTNNISDKHGFTILNSMHKYQPRFHIVRANDILKLPYSTFRTYVFPETDFIAVTAYQNDKITQLKIDNNPFAKGFRDTGNGRREKRKQLTLPSLRMYEEQPCKPERDGAESDASSCDPPPPAREPPPSPGTQPSPLRLHRGRDDKSCVADSEPEPERAGPGEERAGAAAGQSPGPEPPSPMRLAEPQRARDRRSPDRAKEPGEGGGGGGGGGGGGGGEGPFGLRAPDKDKAEARRKDEVGGPRKEAAGEAKEPGLAPLVVQTDSAGPLGAGHLQGLALSGHLHGQQFFGPLGAGQPLFLHPGQFAMGPGAFSAMGMGHLLASVAGGGGGAAGAAGAGGLDGGGLGSSPGAASAAPFPFHLSQHVLAPQGIPMPTFGGLFPYPYTYMAAAAAAASALPATSAAAAAAAAAAATGSLSRSPFLTSARPRLRFSPYQIPVTIPPSTNLLTTSLAAESAKPGGGSREPSPLPELPLHKLGIPHRGTLSPKVSAKEAASELQNIQRLVSGLESQRDLSPGRESPK encoded by the exons ATGAGAGAGACGGCGTTCGCGGGGTCAGTCATGGCTTACCACTCCTTCCACGCTCCCCGGCCCGCCGACTTCCCCATGTCCGCCTTCCTGGCGGCCGCGCAGCCCTCCTTCTTCCCGGCGCTGGCGCTGCCGCCCGCCGCGCTGACCAAGCCGCTGCCGGACCCGGGCCTggccggagcggcggcggcggcggcggcggcggcggcggcggcggccgaggccGGACTGCACGTCTCGGCGCTGGGCCACCATCCGCAGGCCGCCCACCTGCGCTCCCTCAAGACCCTGGAGCCCGAGGACGAAGTGGACGATGACcccaaggtgaccctggaggCCAAGGAGCTGTGGGACCAGTTCCACAAACTGGGCACCGAGATGGTCATCACCAAGTCCGGGAG GCGGATGTTCCCACCGTTTAAGGTGCGGGTCAGCGGCCTGGACAAAAAGGCCAAGTATATCCTGCTCATGGACATCGTGGCCGCCGACGACTGCCGCTACAAGTTCCACAACTCGCGCTGGATGGTGGCGGGCAAGGCGGACCCCGAAATGCCCAAACGCATGTACATCCACCCGGACAGCCCGGCCACCGGCGAGCAGTGGATGGCCAAGCCCGTGGCCTTCCACAAGCTCAAACTCACCAACAACATCTCGGACAAGCACGGCTTC ACCATCCTGAACTCCATGCATAAGTACCAGCCGCGTTTCCACATCGTGCGGGCCAACGATATCTTGAAGCTGCCCTACAGCACCTTCCGCACCTACGTGTTCCCGGAGACCGACTTCATCGCCGTCACCGCCTACCAGAACGACAAG ATCACGCAGCTGAAAATTGATAACAACCCCTTCGCCAAGGGCTTCAGGGACACCGGCAACGGCCGGCGGGAGAAGAG GAAGCAGCTGACCCTCCCGTCGCTGCGGATGTACGAGGAGCAGCCGTGCAAGCCCGAGAGGGACGGGGCCGAGTCGGACGCTTCGTCCTGCgaccctcccccgccggcccgggagccgcccccgtccccggggacccagcccagccccctgcGGCTGCACCGCGGCCGAG ATGACAAGTCGTGCGTCGCCGACAGCGAACCGGAGccggagcgggccgggcccggggaggagcgtgcgggggccgcggcggggcagagcccgggcccggagccccccAGCCCCATGCGCCTGGCCGAGCCCCAGCGCGCCCGGGACCGGCGGAGCCCGGACCGGGCCAAGGAGCCGGGCgaaggcggaggagggggcggcggaggcggaggcggcggaggcggggaaGGCCCCTTCGGCCTGAGGGCCCCGGACAAGGACaaggccgaggcccggaggaaggACGAGGTCGGGGGCCCGCGCAAGGAGGCCGCCGGCGAGGCCAAGGAGCCCGGCCTGGCGCCGCTGGTGGTGCAGACGGACAGCGCGGGGCCCCTCGGAGCCGGTCACCTGCAGGGCCTGGCCCTCTCCGGACACCTGCACGGCCAGCAGTTCTTCGGGCCCCTGGGCGCCGGGCAGCCGCTCTTCCTGCACCCGGGACAGTTCGCCATGGGCCCCGGGGCCTTCTCGGCCATGGGCATGGGCCACCTGTTGGCGTCggtggccggcggcggcggcggggccgcgggggccgcagGGGCCGGGGGACTGGACGGCGGCGGCCTCGGCTCCTCGCCCGGGGCGGCCAGCGCCGCGcccttccctttccacctctCGCAGCACGTGCTGGCACCTCAG GGGATCCCGATGCCCACCTTCGGAGGGCTCTTCCCATACCCATACACCTACATGgcagctgccgccgccgccgcctcggccctGCCAGCCACgagtgccgccgccgccgccgccgccgccgccgccgccaccggctCCCTGTCCCGCAGCCCCTTCCTAACCAGTGCCCGGCCCCGCCTGCGCTTCAGCCCCTACCAGATTCCGGTCACCATCCCACCCAGCACCAACCTCCTCACCACCAGCCTGGCCGCAGAGAGCGCCAAGCCGGGCGGTGGCAGCCGggagcccagccccctccccgagcTGCCCCTCCACAAGCTGGGCATCCCCCACCGGGGCACCTTGTCCCCCAAAGTCTCGGCCAAAGAGGCCGCCAGCGAACTGCAGAACATCCAGAGACTGGTGAGCGGGCTGGAGAGCCAGAGAGACCTGTCTCCAGGCCGGGAGTCGCCCAAGTGA